A stretch of Solea senegalensis isolate Sse05_10M unplaced genomic scaffold, IFAPA_SoseM_1 scf7180000014711, whole genome shotgun sequence DNA encodes these proteins:
- the zc3h7bb gene encoding zinc finger CCCH domain-containing protein 7B isoform X1, with the protein MDPERLKRREEVQRAMNFIQSSLPFPEPENYEPFLTQLVCNLLDEGNACFRDGDCRQAIQQYGEGISVARYAQAEALIIPHELLDSLYVNRAAAHYQTREFDRGIQDCDSALYVSEGSRRALYRKALCLRELGRLREAYECGTKCLLTAPHDRQVSELAQDLASKLGLKGRKAYVSPQIESTAIEGESLVETSPPTGEMSSNGLESLGDIGPSDMSNAQCIPAPLATPIPVSDDLVTPVVTPCTDLSESPSSQGLPPMPYSVPESDECMDECNSVIKDSLLECIPKKVSESPVQGAIPTNLPNTAVALRPPYSPNLPAPSPQLPPAFFSSPISDMPPMEPYSSLAQRDQGSTQAQDVLGGFTDAADGDGKAGIATGGLDSLSEYTLPGGRVCHSFIPGMRNNTAHANGPAGTNLSLLSRNPLAATHEFRQACHACYSRIGPRVMDYKYQPEAAHRCKRDVLLCRLKNSDDPTWKRIRPRPVRNNFLGAFVLCKEVQERQECQYGENCTFAYCQEEIDVWTQERKGALSRELLFDPLGSTERRALSVTRLLQLHMGMFMFLCEECFDSKPRIISKRSKENLAVCSNLTARHPFDDNKCLVHVVRSANVRYSKVRPLHPLCQFDVCRHEVRYGCQREDSCSFAHSVIELKCWVLQQDTGITHEEMVQESKRHWQRLEQNAQKQQKPIHIPHPNSMPTGGMGGMGGGVGGMGGDGLGGGVTPMGGVGVGGLGAVAGRGRPLNLKMKFVCGQCWREGQVNEPDKNLKYCTAKARHSWTKERRVLLVKSFEKKKWVVVRPLPFSRTYPQQYDMCVHVMKQKKCHYIGNCSFAHSLEERDVWTYMKNNSLRDMQQMYELWLQLTNQCRRTDSSAVTPPPEDKQVTITADYTETMGGRRLSDGDDL; encoded by the exons ATGGATCCCGAAAGACTTAAACGAAGAGAGGAGGTCCAGAGAGCAATGAACTTTATTCA GTCATCATTGCCTTTTCCAGAGCCTGAGAATTATGAG CCATTTCTAACCCAGTTGGTGTGTAACTTGCTGGACGAGGGCAATGCCTGCTTTCGAGACGGGGATTGTCGCCAGGCTATCCAGCAGTATGGGGAAGGGATAAGTGTTGCCCGCTATGCCCAGGCTGAGGCCCTCATCATCCCTCACGAGCTGCTGGACAGCCTCTACGTCAACAGGGCTGCTGCCCACTACCAGACG AGGGAGTTTGACCGAGGCATTCAGGACTGTGACAGTGCACTGTATGTGTCGGAGGGCAGTCGCAGGGCTTTGTACCGCAAAGCACTTTGTCTGAGGGAGTTGGGTCGACTTAGAGAGGCCTACGAGTGTGGAACCAAATGTCTCCTCACAGCACCACAT GACCGACAGGTGAGTGAACTGGCCCAGGATCTAGCCAGTAAACTGGGTCTGAAGGGCCGCAAAGCTTATGTCAGCCCTCAGATAGAGTCGACAGCCATTGAAGGGGAGAGTCTTGTGGAGACGTCACCACCCACAGGAGAG atGTCGTCCAATGGACTGGAATCTCTGGGAGACATTGGACCAT CGGACATGTCCAATGCACAGTGCATCCCAGCTCCATTGGCAACACCCATCCCAGTCAGTGACGACCTGGTGACCCCTGTTGTGACGCCATGCACCGACTTGTCAGAGAGCCCCAGCAGCCAGGGTTTGCCTCCCATGCCCTACTCTGTCCCGGAGTCTGACGAGTGCATGGACGAATGCAACAGTGTCATCAAGGACAGTCTGCTGGAATGCATCCCCAAGAAAGTCAGTGAG AGTCCAGTCCAGGGTGCTATCCCTACCAATCTTCCCAACACGGCAGTCGCTCTCCGGCCTCCTTACTCCCCCAACCTTCCAGCCCCTTCACCTCAGCTTCCTCCAGCCTTCTTCAGCTCCCCCATCAGTGACATGCCACCTATGGAGCCTTACTCATCACTGGCCCAGCGGGACCAAGGCTCCACCCAGGCGCAGGACGTACTGGGAGGCTTCACTGATGCTGCGGATGGAGACGGAAAGGCAGGAATCGCCACAGGCGGGCTGGACTCATTGTCAGAGTACACTCTCCCTG GGGGACGAGTGTGTCACAGTTTCATCCCAGGAATGCGCaacaacactgcacatgca AATGGTCCAGCAGGGACAAACCTGTCTCTGCTCTCCAGGAACCCGCTGGCAGCTACACATGAGTTCCGACAGGCCTGTCATGCCTGTTACAGCCGAATAG GTCCACGAGTGATGGACTACAAGTATCAGCCAGAGGCAGCGCATCGCTGTAAAAGAGATGTGCTGCTCTGTCGCCTCAAAAACTCAGATGATCCCACCTGGAAGAGGATCAGACCTCGGCCTGTACGGAACAACTTCCTGGGGGCATTTGTTCTCTGTAAAG AGGTGCAGGAGCGTCAGGAATGCCAGTACGGGGAGAACTGTACGTTTGCCTACTGCCAGGAGGAGATTGACGTGTGGACGCAAGAGAGGAAGGGCGCGCTGAGCCGAGAGCTGCTGTTTGATCCGCTGGGCAGCACAGAGCGGCGGGCACTCAGTGTCACGCGACTGCTGCAGCTCCACATGGGCATGTTTATGTTCCTCTGTGAG GAATGTTTTGACAGTAAGCCTCGAATCATTAGCAAACGCAGCAAAGAAAACTTAGCAGTCTGTTCAAACCTCACAGCTCGACACCCGTTCGACGACAACAA GTGCCTGGTGCATGTGGTGAGGTCGGCTAACGTGCGCTACAGCAAAGTGCGTCCACTGCACCCCCTCTGCCAGTTTGATGTTTGTCGCCACGAAGTCCGCTATGGCTGCCAGCGCGAGGACAGCTGCTCTTTCGCTCACTCTGTCATAGAGCTGAAATGCTGGGTCCTACAGCAGGATACTG GTATCACCCATGAGGAGATGGTGCAGGAGTCCAAGAGACACTGGCAAAGGCTGGAACAGAACGCACAGAAGCAACAGAAG CCTATCCACATCCCACATCCTAACAGCATGCCTACAGGAGGAATGGGAGGAATGGGGGGTGGGGTCGGAGGAATGGGGGGAGATGGCTTAGGTGGAGGTGTAACCCCAATGGGAGGGGTCGGCGTGGGGGGACTAGGAGCTGTGGCAGGACGGGGGCGACCCCTGAAcctgaaaatgaagtttgtgtgtgGCCAGTGTTGGAGGGAAGGACAAGTTAACGAGCCCGACAAGAACCTCAAGTACTGCACTGCCAAAGCACGACACAG CTGGACAAAGGAGCGTCGGGTTCTGCTGGTAAAATCATTTGAGAAGAAAAAGTGGGTCGTTGTTCGGCCTCTGCCTTTCTCACGCACATATCCACAGCAATACGAT atgtgtgtgcatgtgatgaAGCAGAAGAAGTGCCACTACATTGGAAACTGCTCATTTGCTCACAGTTTGGAAGAGAGGGACGTGTGGACATATATGAAGAACAACAGCC TGAGAGACATGCAGCAGATGTATGAACTGTGGCTGCAGCTCACCAATCAGTGTAGACGCACAGATAGCTCAGCGGTGACCCCGCCTCCAGAGGACAAGCAGGTCACCATAACGGCAGATTACACAGAAACCATG GGAGGCCGGCGGTTATCAGATGGGGATGACCTCTGA
- the zc3h7bb gene encoding zinc finger CCCH domain-containing protein 7B isoform X2 has product MDPERLKRREEVQRAMNFIQSSLPFPEPENYEPFLTQLVCNLLDEGNACFRDGDCRQAIQQYGEGISVARYAQAEALIIPHELLDSLYVNRAAAHYQTREFDRGIQDCDSALYVSEGSRRALYRKALCLRELGRLREAYECGTKCLLTAPHDRQVSELAQDLASKLGLKGRKAYVSPQIESTAIEGESLVETSPPTGEMSSNGLESLGDIGPSDMSNAQCIPAPLATPIPVSDDLVTPVVTPCTDLSESPSSQGLPPMPYSVPESDECMDECNSVIKDSLLECIPKKSPVQGAIPTNLPNTAVALRPPYSPNLPAPSPQLPPAFFSSPISDMPPMEPYSSLAQRDQGSTQAQDVLGGFTDAADGDGKAGIATGGLDSLSEYTLPGGRVCHSFIPGMRNNTAHANGPAGTNLSLLSRNPLAATHEFRQACHACYSRIGPRVMDYKYQPEAAHRCKRDVLLCRLKNSDDPTWKRIRPRPVRNNFLGAFVLCKEVQERQECQYGENCTFAYCQEEIDVWTQERKGALSRELLFDPLGSTERRALSVTRLLQLHMGMFMFLCEECFDSKPRIISKRSKENLAVCSNLTARHPFDDNKCLVHVVRSANVRYSKVRPLHPLCQFDVCRHEVRYGCQREDSCSFAHSVIELKCWVLQQDTGITHEEMVQESKRHWQRLEQNAQKQQKPIHIPHPNSMPTGGMGGMGGGVGGMGGDGLGGGVTPMGGVGVGGLGAVAGRGRPLNLKMKFVCGQCWREGQVNEPDKNLKYCTAKARHSWTKERRVLLVKSFEKKKWVVVRPLPFSRTYPQQYDMCVHVMKQKKCHYIGNCSFAHSLEERDVWTYMKNNSLRDMQQMYELWLQLTNQCRRTDSSAVTPPPEDKQVTITADYTETMGGRRLSDGDDL; this is encoded by the exons ATGGATCCCGAAAGACTTAAACGAAGAGAGGAGGTCCAGAGAGCAATGAACTTTATTCA GTCATCATTGCCTTTTCCAGAGCCTGAGAATTATGAG CCATTTCTAACCCAGTTGGTGTGTAACTTGCTGGACGAGGGCAATGCCTGCTTTCGAGACGGGGATTGTCGCCAGGCTATCCAGCAGTATGGGGAAGGGATAAGTGTTGCCCGCTATGCCCAGGCTGAGGCCCTCATCATCCCTCACGAGCTGCTGGACAGCCTCTACGTCAACAGGGCTGCTGCCCACTACCAGACG AGGGAGTTTGACCGAGGCATTCAGGACTGTGACAGTGCACTGTATGTGTCGGAGGGCAGTCGCAGGGCTTTGTACCGCAAAGCACTTTGTCTGAGGGAGTTGGGTCGACTTAGAGAGGCCTACGAGTGTGGAACCAAATGTCTCCTCACAGCACCACAT GACCGACAGGTGAGTGAACTGGCCCAGGATCTAGCCAGTAAACTGGGTCTGAAGGGCCGCAAAGCTTATGTCAGCCCTCAGATAGAGTCGACAGCCATTGAAGGGGAGAGTCTTGTGGAGACGTCACCACCCACAGGAGAG atGTCGTCCAATGGACTGGAATCTCTGGGAGACATTGGACCAT CGGACATGTCCAATGCACAGTGCATCCCAGCTCCATTGGCAACACCCATCCCAGTCAGTGACGACCTGGTGACCCCTGTTGTGACGCCATGCACCGACTTGTCAGAGAGCCCCAGCAGCCAGGGTTTGCCTCCCATGCCCTACTCTGTCCCGGAGTCTGACGAGTGCATGGACGAATGCAACAGTGTCATCAAGGACAGTCTGCTGGAATGCATCCCCAAGAAA AGTCCAGTCCAGGGTGCTATCCCTACCAATCTTCCCAACACGGCAGTCGCTCTCCGGCCTCCTTACTCCCCCAACCTTCCAGCCCCTTCACCTCAGCTTCCTCCAGCCTTCTTCAGCTCCCCCATCAGTGACATGCCACCTATGGAGCCTTACTCATCACTGGCCCAGCGGGACCAAGGCTCCACCCAGGCGCAGGACGTACTGGGAGGCTTCACTGATGCTGCGGATGGAGACGGAAAGGCAGGAATCGCCACAGGCGGGCTGGACTCATTGTCAGAGTACACTCTCCCTG GGGGACGAGTGTGTCACAGTTTCATCCCAGGAATGCGCaacaacactgcacatgca AATGGTCCAGCAGGGACAAACCTGTCTCTGCTCTCCAGGAACCCGCTGGCAGCTACACATGAGTTCCGACAGGCCTGTCATGCCTGTTACAGCCGAATAG GTCCACGAGTGATGGACTACAAGTATCAGCCAGAGGCAGCGCATCGCTGTAAAAGAGATGTGCTGCTCTGTCGCCTCAAAAACTCAGATGATCCCACCTGGAAGAGGATCAGACCTCGGCCTGTACGGAACAACTTCCTGGGGGCATTTGTTCTCTGTAAAG AGGTGCAGGAGCGTCAGGAATGCCAGTACGGGGAGAACTGTACGTTTGCCTACTGCCAGGAGGAGATTGACGTGTGGACGCAAGAGAGGAAGGGCGCGCTGAGCCGAGAGCTGCTGTTTGATCCGCTGGGCAGCACAGAGCGGCGGGCACTCAGTGTCACGCGACTGCTGCAGCTCCACATGGGCATGTTTATGTTCCTCTGTGAG GAATGTTTTGACAGTAAGCCTCGAATCATTAGCAAACGCAGCAAAGAAAACTTAGCAGTCTGTTCAAACCTCACAGCTCGACACCCGTTCGACGACAACAA GTGCCTGGTGCATGTGGTGAGGTCGGCTAACGTGCGCTACAGCAAAGTGCGTCCACTGCACCCCCTCTGCCAGTTTGATGTTTGTCGCCACGAAGTCCGCTATGGCTGCCAGCGCGAGGACAGCTGCTCTTTCGCTCACTCTGTCATAGAGCTGAAATGCTGGGTCCTACAGCAGGATACTG GTATCACCCATGAGGAGATGGTGCAGGAGTCCAAGAGACACTGGCAAAGGCTGGAACAGAACGCACAGAAGCAACAGAAG CCTATCCACATCCCACATCCTAACAGCATGCCTACAGGAGGAATGGGAGGAATGGGGGGTGGGGTCGGAGGAATGGGGGGAGATGGCTTAGGTGGAGGTGTAACCCCAATGGGAGGGGTCGGCGTGGGGGGACTAGGAGCTGTGGCAGGACGGGGGCGACCCCTGAAcctgaaaatgaagtttgtgtgtgGCCAGTGTTGGAGGGAAGGACAAGTTAACGAGCCCGACAAGAACCTCAAGTACTGCACTGCCAAAGCACGACACAG CTGGACAAAGGAGCGTCGGGTTCTGCTGGTAAAATCATTTGAGAAGAAAAAGTGGGTCGTTGTTCGGCCTCTGCCTTTCTCACGCACATATCCACAGCAATACGAT atgtgtgtgcatgtgatgaAGCAGAAGAAGTGCCACTACATTGGAAACTGCTCATTTGCTCACAGTTTGGAAGAGAGGGACGTGTGGACATATATGAAGAACAACAGCC TGAGAGACATGCAGCAGATGTATGAACTGTGGCTGCAGCTCACCAATCAGTGTAGACGCACAGATAGCTCAGCGGTGACCCCGCCTCCAGAGGACAAGCAGGTCACCATAACGGCAGATTACACAGAAACCATG GGAGGCCGGCGGTTATCAGATGGGGATGACCTCTGA
- the LOC122761447 gene encoding ran GTPase-activating protein 1-like, which translates to MASDDIAQLADALSKTHVGDGELSYKGLGLKLDDADSVEELVREIEQYQGLRALRLEGNTVGVEATQAIAKALETKDLLQRCYWSDMFTGRLRSEIPTALRSLGSSVMIAGARLTELDLSDNAFGPDGVKGIEQLLKSPSCHSLRELRLNNCGMGVGGGKILAEALVQCYRQSSSHGAPLKLRVFIAGRNRLENEGASALAKAFQMIGSLEEVHMPQNGINHKGVAALASAMQHNPELRVLNFNDNTFTKKGTVAMAQALRCLRNVQVINFGDCLVRSEGAIALAAVLREGLPVLKALNLSFGEITEAAALVVAQAVMDKPYMEKVDLNGNCLGEEGCEALREVMESMDKGDILASLSDDEGEPDDEEEEEEEEEEDDDVIDDSNEDDEDDEDIKENGVTRKDDRPAKHHHPAEIMSFLSSPSVEKLLQLGDMRTDLLHQVDVSDPHKSADVLLKVASLYGEEPETKTAVLETIDDVLKKLLSGSTLQSHCFLTSLLLMMGLLKGEGKMKKVSLVPGHLLCLEHAIQQEYFPRHYASLLHNFMSKNGDALHSCGAAREKLSSALEKRCDEKH; encoded by the exons ATGGCTTCCGATGACATCGCACAACTGGCTGACGCTCTCTCCAAGACTCATGTCGGTGATGGAGAGTTGAGCTATAAAGGCCTGGGACTGAAGCTGGATGATGCAGATTCAG tggagGAGCTGGTCCGTGAGATAGAGCAGTACCAGGGACTGAGGGCTCTGCGTCTGGAGGGGAACACTGTCGGTGTGGAGGCAACACAGGCCATCGCCAAGGCTCTGGAGACCAAAGACCTGCTCCAG AGATGTTATTGGAGCGACATGTTCACAGGAAGACTCCGCTCTGAAATACCAACAGCTCTG aggTCATTGGGCAGTTCAGTAATGATTGCAGGAGCCAGGCTGACTGAGTTGGACCTGAGTGATAATGCTTTTGGGCCGGACGGTGTGAAGGGAATCGAGCAGTTGTTGAAAAGCCCGTCCTGCCACAGCTTGAGGGAGCTGAGACTCAACAACTGTGGTATGGGGGTAGGAGGAGGAAAA ATCTTGGCCGAAGCTCTGGTCCAGTGCTACAGACAGTCATCATCCCACGGAGCTCCACTTAAACTCAGAGTCTTCATCGCAGGGAGGAACCGTCTGGAAAATGAAGGAGCCAGTGCTCTGGCCAAGGCCTTTCAG ATGATAGGCAGTCTGGAAGAAGTCCACATGCCCCAGAATGGTATCAACCACAAGGGCGTGGCGGCGTTGGCTTCAGCCATGCAACACAACCCAGAGCTCCGTGTCCTCAACTTCAACGACAACACCTTCACCAAGAAGGGAACAGTGGCCATGGCACAG GCTCTGCGGTGTCTGAGGAATGTCCAGGTGATCAACTTTGGTGACTGCCTGGTTCGCTCTGAAGGAGCCATCGCCCTTGCTGCAGTTTTAAGAGAAGGACTGCCAGTCCTCAAG GCGCTGAATTTGTCGTTTGGTGAGATCACTGAGGCGGCAGCGCTGGTCGTGGCTCAGGCTGTCATGGACAAACCTTACATGGAGAAGGTGGATCTGAATG GAAACTGTCTAGGAGAAGAAGGCTGTGAGGCTTTGAGAGAGGTGATGGAGAGCATGGATAAAGGAGACATTCTGGCATCACTCAG tgatgatgagggTGAACCTGatgacgaggaagaggaggaggaggaggaggaggaggatgatgatgtgatTGATGACTCTAATGAAgacgatgaggatgatgaagacaTTAAGGAAAATGGTGTCACGAGAAAAGACGACAGACCTGCTAAACATCATCACCCA GCCGAGATCATGTCCTTTCTCAGCAGCCCCTCAGTTGAGAAACTTCTTCAGCTTGGAGACATGAGGACAGACCTGCTGCACCAG gTTGACGTGTCTGATCCCCACAAATCAGCCGACGTCCTTCTGAAAGTTGCTTCTTTGTATGGCGAGGAACCGGAGACGAAGACAGCTGTTCTAGAAACTATTG ATGATGTACTGAAAAAGCTCCTCTCTGGTTCGACCCTCCAGTCTCACTGCTTCCTCACCTCACTGCTGCTCATGATGGGACTACTGAAG ggtgaaggaaagatgaaaaagGTGTCACTAGTCCCTGGACATCTGCTGTGTTTGGAACATGCCATCCAGCAGGAATATTTCCCCCGACATTATGCCTCACTGCTTCACAACTTCATGTCCAA GAACGGTGATGCTCTCCATTCCTGTGGCGCTgccagagagaagctgagctctGCTCTGGAGAAGAGGTGCgatgaaaaacactga